Proteins found in one Opitutaceae bacterium genomic segment:
- a CDS encoding response regulator produces the protein MDFTHAILRSHVDLATFASLVLLGLIFCQLVIRSSQVGGSLPRRNVIATLLVGFATVGATYGFSRLYEHHQRHVLEGVLAAASSDLRDTATRDGLDLTQLPKIAERWMQAFPSLARLQVQSVPATGKGTILFDTGIDLNGDSKHDREAEAPFLPGTETDVPVRAEKPAAGGLAPYFQRFGGKPFIHLTEFISSSNAGVTHLILDFRAGSWSAPVAAARIVSLLSGICIITLLLARPCLTCIHEAELQRRAKVEESLQKAREAADAQSRKKGELLAAMTYEIRTPLTAIMGFSRVLLDSQLDGVQQRHVETIVSAGDRLASLLNDILDLTKIEEGKLSLEQIDYSPIAVINDVIDVMTSHATKKGLTLRLETPLRESFLTRGDPSRLRQVVQRLVDNAVKYTERGAVTVRAVWRPSVENRAEGILTLSVADTGVGISANRLPKLLESLQAPDSKSAQFTGPGLSLVMVKRLVDLMEGKIEIQSTINLGTTVTLQLPCSPKSTVTQPGDPSATRPPMLASKRALVVDDQALNREIVRLMLQRLGFNAETASSGEEAVRLARVQSYDIIFLDLDMPGLDGFATCAQLRGLGGDYRLIPIVAVTGVTEKGTRERCLVAGMSEYLTKPVYAPALKSTIGAVLPSDTPPRV, from the coding sequence ATGGATTTTACACACGCGATTCTCCGCAGTCACGTGGACTTGGCTACCTTTGCGTCGCTGGTCCTTCTTGGCCTCATCTTCTGTCAATTGGTAATTCGGAGCAGCCAAGTGGGAGGCTCGTTGCCGCGACGCAATGTGATTGCCACCTTGTTGGTCGGATTTGCCACTGTGGGCGCAACCTATGGGTTTTCGCGTCTGTATGAGCACCACCAGCGCCACGTGCTTGAAGGGGTGCTGGCCGCCGCATCCTCAGACTTGCGCGATACCGCAACGAGGGATGGGTTGGACCTCACTCAGCTGCCGAAGATTGCCGAGCGCTGGATGCAGGCGTTTCCCAGCCTCGCACGGCTTCAGGTGCAGTCGGTACCCGCCACTGGCAAGGGCACAATCCTCTTTGATACAGGAATCGATCTAAACGGTGACTCGAAGCATGACCGGGAAGCCGAAGCTCCCTTTCTGCCCGGTACCGAGACAGACGTTCCAGTCCGCGCGGAAAAGCCCGCTGCAGGAGGCCTTGCTCCCTATTTCCAGCGCTTTGGCGGGAAGCCTTTCATCCACCTCACAGAATTCATCTCCTCCTCGAATGCAGGGGTGACGCACTTGATCCTCGATTTCCGCGCAGGCTCGTGGTCGGCCCCCGTGGCCGCAGCGAGGATCGTGTCACTTCTGAGTGGCATCTGCATCATCACTCTCCTGCTCGCACGTCCCTGCCTCACCTGCATTCACGAGGCCGAGCTGCAACGTCGGGCGAAAGTGGAGGAGTCCCTCCAAAAAGCGCGAGAGGCAGCTGACGCTCAAAGCCGCAAGAAAGGCGAGTTGCTCGCCGCGATGACGTACGAAATCCGCACTCCCCTGACGGCGATCATGGGCTTCTCACGCGTGCTGCTCGACTCGCAGCTCGATGGGGTGCAGCAACGACACGTCGAAACAATCGTTTCAGCCGGCGATAGACTCGCGAGTCTGTTGAATGACATCCTCGACCTCACTAAAATTGAGGAAGGTAAATTGTCGCTTGAGCAGATCGATTATTCCCCGATCGCGGTAATCAACGACGTCATCGATGTGATGACGAGCCATGCAACGAAGAAGGGCCTCACCCTCCGATTGGAGACTCCCTTGCGGGAATCGTTCCTTACCCGCGGAGATCCGAGTCGACTGAGGCAGGTCGTCCAACGGCTTGTTGATAACGCTGTCAAATACACGGAGCGCGGTGCGGTCACAGTTCGAGCGGTTTGGAGGCCCTCCGTTGAGAATCGCGCGGAAGGAATTCTTACCCTCTCCGTCGCGGACACCGGTGTGGGCATAAGCGCCAACCGCCTCCCGAAGCTTCTCGAGTCCCTCCAGGCGCCTGATTCAAAGAGTGCGCAATTTACCGGGCCGGGATTGAGCCTCGTCATGGTGAAGCGGCTTGTTGACCTCATGGAGGGTAAGATCGAGATCCAAAGCACGATCAACTTGGGAACGACTGTCACCCTTCAGCTTCCTTGTTCGCCGAAGTCGACAGTGACACAGCCCGGAGACCCGTCGGCGACCCGACCCCCGATGCTGGCTTCAAAGCGGGCCCTGGTCGTCGACGACCAGGCGTTGAATCGCGAGATTGTGCGGCTGATGCTCCAGAGGCTCGGCTTTAACGCCGAGACAGCATCGTCGGGCGAAGAGGCGGTGCGGCTCGCCCGCGTACAGAGCTACGATATCATTTTCCTCGACCTGGACATGCCCGGCCTTGATGGGTTCGCCACGTGCGCCCAGTTAAGGGGCCTTGGTGGCGACTACCGCCTGATCCCGATTGTCGCGGTCACCGGGGTCACCGAAAAGGGTACACGCGAACGTTGCCTCGTGGCGGGAATGAGCGAATACCTCACCAAACCGGTTTACGCACCGGCCTTGAAGTCGACCATCGGAGCCGTTCTTCCCTCCGACACGCCTCCAAGGGTCTAG
- the rimO gene encoding 30S ribosomal protein S12 methylthiotransferase RimO has product MIKVSLISLGCAKNLVDSEIMVGHLHQAGMAVIPEADKADVVIVNTCSFIDSSKEESINAVLEAHQNRGMRKRRKEQKLIVAGCMSQRFSKDLPTALPEVDAFIGLDQVTKVAPIIQNIFEKERGKKDAPESFVTPRSTYIPDYDTPRFRLTPKHFAYIKIAEGCNHPCTFCIIPQIRGRHRSRSVESVVAEARKLVAEGVKEINLISQDTTFFGMDTWEQRPNPRTPVDSSRGTALTTLLRELQAIEGDFWIRLLYTHPAHWSDELIRTIAECNKVARYVDMPLQHISDHMLGRMQRETSSAYIRDLVKRIRAGIPGIALRTTFIVGFPGETDADVNELCDFISDVKFERLGVFRYSQEEGTRAAKMEEQVPQKTKEARWHRTMSLQKAIASDVSKAYVGRRLRVLVEEPGVARGEADAPDIDGRVYVPITLPVGSFLDVEITGFEDYDLLALPQGQRPATFKVAKQAQ; this is encoded by the coding sequence ATGATCAAAGTCAGTCTCATTTCCCTCGGTTGCGCCAAGAACCTCGTTGATAGCGAGATCATGGTTGGACATCTCCATCAGGCCGGCATGGCGGTGATCCCCGAGGCTGACAAAGCGGATGTGGTGATCGTGAATACCTGTTCGTTCATCGACTCGTCGAAAGAAGAATCGATCAACGCCGTCCTGGAAGCCCACCAGAATCGGGGAATGCGCAAGCGCCGCAAGGAACAGAAGCTCATCGTGGCCGGATGCATGTCGCAGCGATTCTCCAAAGACCTTCCGACCGCATTGCCCGAAGTCGATGCGTTCATCGGCCTGGATCAAGTGACCAAAGTGGCGCCGATTATCCAGAATATCTTTGAAAAGGAGCGCGGCAAAAAGGATGCGCCCGAGAGCTTTGTCACCCCCCGCTCGACCTATATTCCCGATTACGATACTCCACGGTTCCGCCTCACGCCGAAGCATTTCGCCTACATAAAGATCGCCGAGGGCTGCAACCACCCCTGTACCTTTTGCATCATTCCGCAGATCCGAGGCCGTCACCGCAGCCGTTCTGTTGAAAGTGTGGTGGCCGAAGCGCGAAAGCTTGTGGCCGAGGGAGTGAAGGAGATCAACCTGATCTCCCAAGACACGACCTTTTTCGGGATGGATACGTGGGAACAGCGCCCCAACCCGCGCACGCCTGTCGACTCAAGCCGGGGAACGGCCCTCACGACATTGCTCCGCGAACTGCAGGCAATCGAGGGCGACTTCTGGATCCGACTCCTCTACACGCATCCCGCCCACTGGAGCGATGAGCTGATTCGCACGATCGCTGAGTGCAACAAAGTGGCACGCTACGTGGACATGCCGCTGCAACACATCAGCGACCACATGCTTGGCAGGATGCAGCGCGAGACCTCGTCCGCGTACATCCGCGACCTCGTGAAGCGCATACGCGCCGGAATTCCTGGCATCGCCCTCCGCACCACCTTCATCGTGGGATTTCCCGGTGAGACCGATGCGGATGTGAATGAATTGTGCGACTTCATCTCCGATGTGAAGTTTGAGCGGCTGGGCGTCTTCCGCTATTCCCAAGAAGAAGGAACGCGGGCGGCCAAGATGGAGGAGCAAGTCCCCCAGAAAACCAAAGAGGCTCGCTGGCACCGCACGATGTCCTTGCAAAAAGCAATCGCATCCGATGTCAGCAAAGCATATGTTGGTCGCCGTTTGCGTGTGCTCGTGGAGGAACCGGGGGTCGCGCGTGGCGAGGCAGATGCTCCTGACATCGATGGCCGCGTGTATGTGCCTATCACTCTGCCTGTTGGATCGTTTCTGGATGTCGAGATCACGGGTTTTGAGGACTATGATCTCCTGGCTCTGCCCCAAGGCCAGCGTCCAGCTACGTTTAAGGTCGCAAAACAGGCCCAGTGA
- a CDS encoding small ribosomal subunit Rsm22 family protein — translation MDWTILDRLRSHFIGGPGAKGPYWRGEEDLAQYNATFGERIGWKWDTVLGELGIRGWSPPSGPLLDWGCGSGIAGRRIASKWPTLTRPLLVSDHSPQAMSFAVKKATEQGMPASAWQPGAPFSTLAISHVLNELAEDQLKSLLACIEVADAVIWVEPGTHAVSRQLASIRDLLVRQGRVRIIAPCTHGNACPLFSKGSERHWCHQFASPPAGIYADSAWVKFGQRAGIDLRSLPYAVLVMDRRPAGGEAPLPKTSARRIGRVDALKTGARWLQCSASGLEEVHVAKRDNPALVKALEKRPGLPLIAGDTDDSGRTTYRELHPSRQ, via the coding sequence TTGGATTGGACGATCCTTGATCGACTCAGGAGCCACTTTATCGGGGGGCCCGGGGCGAAAGGTCCCTATTGGCGCGGCGAGGAGGACCTTGCTCAATATAACGCCACATTCGGCGAGCGCATCGGCTGGAAATGGGACACCGTGCTCGGTGAGCTCGGGATACGCGGTTGGAGTCCACCCAGCGGACCACTTCTCGACTGGGGATGTGGCAGCGGAATCGCCGGGCGCCGCATTGCCTCAAAATGGCCGACACTCACCAGGCCGCTTCTTGTCTCCGACCACAGCCCTCAGGCAATGAGCTTCGCCGTTAAAAAGGCGACCGAACAAGGAATGCCCGCTTCCGCCTGGCAGCCGGGAGCGCCCTTCTCCACCCTCGCGATCAGCCACGTTCTCAACGAACTTGCGGAGGACCAACTCAAATCGCTTCTCGCCTGTATCGAGGTGGCCGATGCCGTGATCTGGGTGGAGCCGGGCACCCACGCGGTAAGCAGACAGTTGGCCTCAATCAGGGACTTACTGGTACGCCAAGGGCGCGTGCGAATCATCGCACCTTGTACGCATGGCAACGCCTGCCCACTCTTCTCAAAAGGGTCGGAACGTCATTGGTGCCACCAATTCGCGTCCCCTCCCGCTGGGATTTATGCAGACTCGGCGTGGGTTAAATTCGGGCAGCGAGCTGGAATAGACTTGCGCAGTCTTCCCTACGCGGTGCTGGTGATGGACCGAAGGCCCGCAGGGGGGGAGGCCCCCCTGCCTAAAACTTCAGCGAGGCGGATCGGACGAGTGGATGCACTCAAGACCGGCGCCCGGTGGCTGCAATGCTCGGCGTCAGGCCTGGAAGAGGTCCATGTGGCAAAACGCGACAATCCTGCATTGGTGAAAGCCCTGGAAAAGCGCCCGGGATTGCCTTTGATCGCAGGCGACACCGACGACTCAGGGCGCACAACCTATCGGGAGCTCCACCCGTCGCGTCAGTAA
- a CDS encoding SAM-dependent methyltransferase, with protein MSLPALQRFWAAVEEAARTGTWVKLTLGKYRGPVQDLENVFVRPVDLKAGRRMSFLYRYKTRDETKNLEIDAALAQLREWVPGTFRDAHLFLPVQTHHFMGDEVGGGRLRTLTAKVAPKIESPTHDREKEYAIRATEPWLQDLGVTGAPGQVKAAMTSKFRQINRFVELLAPLVAEVAGAGARPLSVKDMGSGKGYLTFALATAFGRRVSVVGVEQRPELVDTCNAVARKHALDNLRFEQGRIDPHRLDSCDIMIALHACDTATDDALAAGIAGGARLLVVSPCCQKELRPQFVPPAVLEPALRHGIFVERQAEFATDALRGLLLEWVGYRTKTFEFISTEHTAKNLMITATKVDGGRSAEAGDAIQAFASFYGIRSQRLAAHLMFTLAR; from the coding sequence ATGTCCCTTCCCGCTCTCCAACGTTTTTGGGCCGCGGTTGAGGAAGCCGCTCGCACTGGCACCTGGGTGAAGTTGACTTTGGGCAAGTACCGCGGCCCGGTCCAAGACCTGGAGAACGTTTTCGTGCGACCGGTGGATTTGAAAGCGGGGCGACGGATGTCGTTCCTCTACCGCTACAAGACCCGCGACGAGACCAAGAATCTTGAGATCGACGCAGCTCTCGCGCAGCTGCGCGAATGGGTTCCTGGCACTTTTCGCGACGCGCATCTTTTCCTTCCCGTCCAGACTCATCATTTCATGGGTGACGAAGTCGGCGGCGGTCGGCTGCGGACGCTCACGGCGAAAGTCGCTCCCAAAATCGAGTCGCCCACACACGACCGCGAAAAGGAGTACGCCATTCGCGCCACTGAGCCCTGGTTGCAGGACCTAGGCGTGACCGGCGCGCCGGGTCAAGTGAAGGCGGCCATGACCTCGAAGTTCAGGCAAATAAACCGCTTTGTGGAGTTACTCGCCCCGCTCGTTGCAGAGGTGGCGGGCGCCGGTGCCCGGCCGCTCTCCGTAAAGGACATGGGATCCGGGAAAGGTTACCTCACGTTTGCCCTTGCAACCGCGTTCGGCCGACGAGTCTCGGTGGTCGGCGTGGAGCAGCGGCCGGAGCTTGTCGATACCTGCAACGCCGTCGCGAGAAAGCACGCCCTCGACAACCTCAGATTTGAGCAGGGTCGAATCGATCCGCACCGACTCGATAGCTGCGACATCATGATCGCGCTCCACGCTTGCGACACCGCTACCGATGACGCGTTGGCGGCCGGTATCGCCGGCGGTGCGAGACTATTGGTGGTTTCACCGTGTTGCCAAAAAGAACTTCGTCCCCAGTTTGTTCCACCCGCGGTCTTGGAGCCCGCCCTCCGGCACGGGATCTTTGTCGAGAGGCAGGCGGAGTTCGCAACAGATGCCTTGCGAGGCCTTCTTCTGGAATGGGTCGGCTACCGCACCAAGACCTTTGAGTTCATTTCCACCGAGCACACCGCAAAGAACTTGATGATCACCGCAACGAAGGTCGACGGAGGGAGGTCGGCCGAAGCAGGAGACGCAATCCAGGCATTTGCCTCGTTTTATGGTATCCGGTCGCAGCGCCTGGCCGCGCACCTCATGTTCACACTGGCGCGATGA
- a CDS encoding metallophosphoesterase family protein encodes MPERVRILSDLHYLDGDSRLRDLRQLEPLLGDVDHLVLNGDSLDTQRTSNGDGEAAILHAWFESRVKQVTFLTGNHDPVISDTHELDLCGGAVWLFHGDVLYDGIAPWSSIGRRLTREVRQARVRAGLGRDAKFDELIRIHRSVCRTIHVEYDVTRKDLPYRAWRFFRSLFPPNQLLTMLYVWSMMPRHALAFASRHRPAAKVVVTGHCHAPSIRHEGGRWAINTGSFCRPRGTWCVDVVANELEVREVISPGPDPLFRVGPQRLRIQLA; translated from the coding sequence ATGCCAGAGCGCGTCCGCATCCTTTCCGACCTCCATTATCTGGACGGGGATTCGCGTCTGCGTGACTTGCGCCAACTCGAACCGCTCCTGGGGGATGTGGATCATCTTGTGCTCAATGGGGACTCCCTGGACACACAACGTACCTCGAATGGCGATGGCGAGGCGGCCATCCTCCACGCCTGGTTTGAATCTCGGGTGAAACAGGTCACCTTTCTGACGGGAAATCATGACCCTGTGATCTCGGACACCCACGAATTGGATCTTTGCGGGGGAGCTGTGTGGCTCTTTCACGGGGACGTGTTGTACGACGGAATTGCCCCCTGGTCCTCGATCGGTCGAAGGCTAACCCGGGAAGTGAGGCAGGCACGGGTGCGCGCAGGATTGGGCCGCGATGCCAAGTTCGATGAACTCATCCGGATTCACCGTTCGGTGTGTCGCACGATCCACGTGGAGTATGATGTCACGCGCAAAGATCTTCCTTATCGAGCCTGGAGATTCTTCCGCTCCCTGTTTCCCCCAAACCAACTCCTGACCATGCTTTACGTTTGGTCGATGATGCCCCGGCATGCGCTTGCCTTCGCCTCAAGGCACCGCCCTGCGGCAAAGGTCGTTGTCACGGGGCACTGCCATGCGCCCTCAATCCGGCATGAGGGAGGGCGCTGGGCGATCAACACGGGATCATTTTGTCGCCCCCGAGGCACTTGGTGTGTGGATGTGGTCGCCAATGAGCTCGAAGTTCGCGAAGTGATCTCCCCAGGACCCGACCCTCTCTTTCGAGTCGGGCCTCAACGCTTGAGAATTCAACTGGCGTGA
- a CDS encoding YhcH/YjgK/YiaL family protein: MAFVGRLASLLPAIPFTLASESVRAYLLDAERKGGDAYTRISALAPGVEVRVELPGGAFALEQAYVGKSRDVGRFESHRKYIDLQLIVAGREFMDIADVGTLVLDEDLTPARDVIFYRAPEAYSILRMHQGDIAVFLPPDGHRPSLAIEPGEVVWKTVVKVPVLQT, translated from the coding sequence ATGGCATTTGTCGGGCGCCTCGCCTCCCTTCTTCCTGCAATTCCGTTCACACTGGCCAGTGAGTCCGTCCGGGCCTATCTCCTGGATGCGGAACGGAAAGGAGGGGATGCGTACACACGAATCTCCGCGCTTGCGCCAGGGGTGGAGGTTCGGGTGGAACTCCCGGGCGGGGCCTTTGCACTGGAACAAGCGTACGTGGGCAAATCACGCGACGTCGGACGTTTCGAGTCGCATCGCAAGTATATCGATCTGCAGCTGATCGTGGCGGGTCGCGAGTTCATGGACATTGCGGACGTCGGTACGCTGGTACTCGATGAGGACCTCACGCCGGCGCGCGACGTCATCTTCTATCGCGCGCCTGAAGCCTATTCAATCCTCAGGATGCACCAAGGGGACATTGCGGTCTTTCTTCCCCCGGATGGCCACAGGCCGTCCCTGGCGATCGAGCCGGGGGAGGTTGTCTGGAAAACGGTGGTCAAGGTTCCGGTGCTTCAAACGTGA
- the rlmJ gene encoding 23S rRNA (adenine(2030)-N(6))-methyltransferase RlmJ has protein sequence MNYRHHFHAGNFADVFKHALLLDLLSRLQKKDRGILYVDTHAGRGFYNLMVAATGDRLVRRPEHPEGWGRVAAAPQRHPILQRYAELVNATTNRDEGLYPGSPALVAANLRAQDRMHLCELHPEDLSALKARFTGRIRASVHGEDGYNAVRAALPPPEKRALVLIDPPFESETEFDRVLQALGVGLQRLPAATFVVWHPLTARSDHARFYEALGKDIQTPVVTALLEIAGPDSGIRMRGCGLVVVNPPWGFEAEWKTFVAEAARLLSQGPGSRGSLSWLVAEN, from the coding sequence GTGAACTACAGGCATCATTTTCACGCCGGGAACTTCGCCGACGTGTTCAAACATGCGCTGCTGCTGGACCTTTTGTCGCGCCTGCAGAAAAAGGACCGGGGTATCCTGTATGTGGATACACATGCGGGGCGTGGCTTCTATAATCTCATGGTCGCCGCGACCGGCGACAGGCTGGTGCGCAGGCCGGAACATCCCGAGGGCTGGGGCAGGGTGGCGGCCGCCCCGCAGAGGCATCCGATCCTGCAGCGCTATGCCGAGTTGGTGAATGCCACGACGAATCGAGATGAGGGATTGTACCCAGGATCGCCGGCCCTGGTGGCCGCAAACCTTCGGGCACAGGACCGTATGCATCTGTGTGAACTGCATCCCGAGGACCTTTCCGCCCTGAAGGCGCGGTTTACCGGTCGGATACGCGCATCGGTGCATGGGGAGGATGGCTACAACGCGGTCAGGGCGGCCTTGCCGCCGCCTGAAAAGCGGGCCCTCGTGCTCATCGACCCTCCGTTCGAGTCGGAGACTGAGTTTGATCGGGTCCTACAGGCCCTTGGTGTCGGGTTGCAGCGCCTGCCCGCGGCAACTTTCGTAGTCTGGCATCCGTTGACCGCACGCTCGGACCATGCCCGGTTTTACGAGGCCCTGGGCAAGGACATCCAGACGCCGGTGGTCACTGCGCTGCTTGAAATCGCAGGTCCCGACTCTGGAATACGGATGAGGGGTTGCGGCCTCGTCGTCGTGAATCCCCCGTGGGGCTTTGAGGCCGAATGGAAGACTTTTGTGGCCGAAGCGGCCAGGCTCCTATCCCAAGGCCCGGGCAGCCGTGGTTCCCTTTCGTGGCTGGTGGCCGAAAACTAG
- a CDS encoding response regulator, whose translation MSTPPKVLVVDDDPTAQKVMKMFLEKSGYAPVVVGTSKDGLEVALKADAPGIIVLDWVLPDLDGPQVCRKLRDAKPKTRPYIIFLSSKQDKSDIGQALDSGADDYVTKPFNVVEFQARLRVARRTIEYQLELHKQITDNEALSQRNTLLGELISKQQTAASDAAKKAAEAAKETHSPIARFTPNETKFMLAAAFMELRLALEAVQADTGGLTVESNTSLAWAGMAVSLPGSWFDVVISAGAAEAKGIFQRSLGREPKTEAEALNFLAEVARVVAAGFGRMLRTRHGEIQTILMSRGLSASQRGGKFPMIADGESFRVTVEGHSFRVLTSRTASSRRTVGSGELRALDILAAPYPPPSVSAVPLFKEGVVLTSRFLEKLRYQVESTQAVEKADVWRPSALAVYFHPDA comes from the coding sequence GTGTCTACGCCTCCGAAAGTACTTGTCGTTGATGATGACCCAACTGCCCAAAAGGTGATGAAAATGTTCCTGGAGAAATCCGGGTACGCGCCAGTGGTGGTGGGCACATCCAAGGACGGATTGGAGGTCGCCCTGAAGGCTGATGCGCCGGGAATAATCGTCCTCGACTGGGTCCTTCCCGACCTCGATGGCCCGCAGGTCTGCCGGAAGCTTCGAGACGCGAAGCCCAAGACACGTCCGTACATCATCTTTTTGTCCTCCAAGCAGGACAAATCGGACATAGGCCAGGCTTTGGATTCCGGTGCTGACGACTACGTCACCAAGCCCTTCAACGTCGTCGAATTCCAGGCACGCCTGCGGGTGGCGCGGCGGACCATTGAGTACCAACTCGAACTGCACAAGCAGATCACCGACAATGAGGCGCTCAGCCAGCGAAACACACTTCTGGGTGAGTTGATCAGCAAGCAGCAAACCGCAGCGAGCGATGCTGCAAAGAAAGCGGCCGAGGCAGCCAAGGAGACGCATAGTCCGATCGCCCGATTCACCCCGAATGAAACGAAGTTCATGCTCGCAGCCGCCTTCATGGAGCTTCGTCTGGCCCTGGAAGCGGTCCAGGCCGATACCGGCGGGCTCACCGTTGAGTCAAATACCTCGCTCGCCTGGGCCGGCATGGCGGTGTCGCTTCCGGGAAGCTGGTTCGATGTGGTCATCTCCGCCGGTGCCGCCGAAGCAAAAGGCATCTTTCAGCGCTCTCTGGGACGCGAGCCAAAGACGGAGGCCGAGGCCCTCAATTTCCTTGCCGAAGTGGCACGTGTGGTCGCCGCCGGGTTCGGTCGCATGCTTCGCACACGACATGGCGAGATCCAGACCATCCTGATGTCCCGCGGACTCAGCGCGTCCCAGCGAGGCGGCAAGTTTCCCATGATTGCGGATGGGGAGAGCTTCAGGGTCACCGTGGAGGGACACAGCTTCCGAGTCCTCACTTCGCGCACCGCCTCCTCCAGGCGGACCGTGGGCAGCGGCGAACTTCGGGCGTTGGATATCCTTGCCGCGCCTTATCCGCCACCGTCGGTCAGCGCCGTGCCTCTCTTCAAGGAAGGGGTTGTTCTCACGTCGCGTTTTCTCGAAAAGCTCAGGTATCAGGTGGAGTCCACGCAAGCCGTCGAAAAGGCCGATGTGTGGCGTCCCTCAGCCTTGGCTGTGTATTTTCATCCCGACGCCTGA